The Rhea pennata isolate bPtePen1 chromosome Z, bPtePen1.pri, whole genome shotgun sequence genome includes a region encoding these proteins:
- the LOC134153581 gene encoding DNA excision repair protein ERCC-6-like 2: MVSHFNKGSVEELAEYIAEATSETRQKMLKEFYTAKHPETEALFPVEIPAHVSHNYEEGEVCTRRSRKRKSVVNFGKSKSRPSSAKGYLLSGTTETSSQQMQKGEAEQLHNVSCVQDVCVNAKCKQSPTVAAQHIRRGNSQAFTDFMASGSLSSKSEIIEVLSVNSCKGQQDSEGTQTPRKRSLSQSENGERKAQTCNKNSFVDLLGDTSILNDFFRNDGNGPKELSRRIPSGQAEKSKERPKDFWDMLNEQNEDSLGKLRDIAVIEKLCERAPLSSVTEERKVCESSLWKKNENFLWKKQESR, encoded by the coding sequence ATGGTATCCCACTTTAACAAGGGATCAGTAGAAGAACTTGCAGAATATATTGCAGAAGCAACATCAGAAACACGTCAGAAAATGTTAAAGGAATTTTACACTGCCAAACATCCGGAAACAGAGGCTTTATTTCCAGTTGAAATACCAGCGCATGTTTCACATAACTATGAGGAAGGAGAAGTGTGTACTAGAcgttccagaaaaagaaaatctgttgtTAATTTTGGAAAATCCAAGTCTAGACCTTCATCAGCTAAAGGTTATCTTCTGAGTGGAACTACAGAAACAAGCAGCCAGCAAATGCAGAAAGGAGAGGCAGAGCAACTTCATAATGTCTCCTGCGTACAAGATGTGTGTGTTAATGCAAAATGTAAACAATCACCCACTGTTGCTGCTCAACATATCAGAAGGGGAAACAGTCAAGCATTCACGGATTTTATGGCATCTGGGTCATTAAGcagtaaatcagaaataattgaGGTGCTGTCTGTAAATAGCTGTAAAGGACAGCAGGACTCAGAAGGAACACAGACACCAAGAAAAAGGTCCCTGTCTCAGTCAGAAAATGGGGAGAGAAAAGCTCAGACTTGTAATAAAAACTCTTTTGTGGACTTACTTGGAGATACCTCAATTCTTAATGACTTCTTCAGAAATGATGGAAATGGCCCTAAAGAGTTATCAAGGAGAATTCCTTCAGGGCAAGCAGAAAAGTCAAAAGAGAGACCGAAAGACTTCTGGGACATGCTGAATGAGCAGAACGAGGACAGTCTCGGAAAGCTCAGAGACATAGCAGTCATAGAGAAGCTATGTGAAAGAGCACCTCTTTCCTCAgtaacagaagagagaaaagtgtGTGAAagttctctttggaaaaaaaatgaaaacttcctctggaaaaaacaaGAGTCTAGATGA